AAGATTTATATCTGAGGGCATCCGGCAAAGGTACCGATTGTTATCCAAGAAAGTACTTCGAAGGGTATATAAACAAAGATATGATAAACGACTTCTTTCTTTTTAATCCGAGAAATGCCTACCAGAACTATGCAGCTGCAACAAATAGCTCTGAGAGAACGATCTATACTTATATGGGGAAATTGCTTCCAAACTACGGTAATGTGACCTATTCAACTTCTGGTGAATTGAGTCCACTTTTGAAAGATCCAAAAATGCTCACGATAGGTCTTGGAACGAAGATTTTTCTTTGTGGGGCTGAAGGTTATGTAGTCTGGACTGGAACTCAGTTCAGAAACAATGTAAAGGTGAACGAAAATGAAATTCCAATCAGTGCGGCAAGAACCCTTGCAGTAATTGGTGATGCGAAGAAAATGAATTCAAGATACTTAAGAGCAGCGTATTTCAAGAATTATGGTGTAACACTCTTTGTGGGTATTGGAGTCCCTATACCAATCTTGAACGAAGAAATCGCCTATCATGTATCTCGAGCAAATGAAGAAATCGAGACAGAGATAAAAGATTACGGTAAACCAGGTAAGCCCACTATCGGTCAGGTTAACTATGCTCAATTGAGATCTGGATGGGTTGAGATCAACGGAAAGAGAATCAAAACCTCTCCGATATCGAGTCTTTCAATGGCTCGAGAGATAGCCTCTGTTTTGAAAAATTGGATAGATGAAGGCAAGTTCTTACTCACTCAACCAGTGAAATTGTTCAATGAAAATTACACTGTGAAAGGACTTGTTGAGAAAACAGAAGGTAAGCAATTTGAATCTAAAAAGTTAACTTGTGTCGATTGTGGTCTATGTGTAAGTCTTTGCTCATTTGATGCCTTAGCGCTGGTCAATAATAAGTTCACCTTTTTTGCCGAAAGGTGTGTGATGTGTGGTATGTGTTCTGATACATGTCCAGTAGGGGTGAAATTACCACCAGATGAATAGATTTTATCGTGATCTACACAATGGAAGATTTCAAAGTTTTAATATTTCCTACATGGAGACCGATCTGTGGATCGGCGTGGATAGATTTAAAAAGGAAATGGTAGATACAACACAACGACTCGTCATTGAATTACATGAACAATTACGTGATTATATGAAAGAAAACAGAGATTTCCTTTTGTCTTTTCAGCCGGTGAAAGTTTCTCCACAATGTCCCGAGATTGCAAAAAAGATGGCAGAAGCAGCGGAATATGCGTGTGTTGGTCCCATGGCAGCTGTTGCCGGTGCCTTTGCAGATGAAGTGGGGAGATTACTAATTGAAAAGTTCAATTGTTCCGAAGTCCTTGTGGAAAACGGCGGTGATATATTCATAAAGAACACACAACCTGTGACTGTGTGTATTTATGCAGGAGATTCCCCGTTGTCACAAAAGATTGGTTTTAGATTACCAGCTGGTAGCTGGGGAGTTTGTACTTCTTCTGGTACTGTAGGGCACTCGATTAGTTTTGGAAAAGCCGACGCAGTGACTGTTATCTGTGAAAATGCCACCATTGCTGATGCCTTTGCAACTGCTTATTGTAATATGATAAAAACCGAAGAAGATATCGAGAAGTTACTTGAAGTAGCTTTGAATGAACATGTTCAGGCAACCTTGGTCATTTACCAAGACAAACTCGGTGTAATAGGTAAGCACGAATTAATTTTCATACCATCTAAAGTGGGTGGTAAAAGTGAAAGTGACTGAGAGAATTAAAAAATCACAGATTCTCTCGATAGAAATTCTACCCCCAGGTAGAGGACAGAGCATAGATGAGATATATCGTGTTCTGGATAGTTTGATGGTCTTTCCAGTCAATTTCGTAAATGTCACAAGACATGCCCCAGAAATGACCTATGTGGAACTGCCAGATAGGATAATCAAGGTTCCAAAGGTCAAAAGACCTGGAACCGTTGGTCTTACAGCAGCGTTGATGAATAGGTACAAGATAGATGTTGTCCCGCATGTACTTTGCTTTGGAATGAATAAATACCAAATAGAAGACATGCTCATAGATCTTCATTTGATTGGGGTCGAAAATATTTTCGTCATTCGGGGTGAGTATGAAAATGAACCTGATTTTGATGAAAAAGATACTTACAAGCATGCATCTGAGTTAGTGAAACAGATTTCAGATATGAACCAAGGAAAATACCTATATCCTTGTGAAAATGCTCAACCAACGAATTTCTGTATAGGTGTTGCAGGATATCCGGAAAAACATTTTGAATCTCCAAATATGGAGGAAGATCTGAAACACTTAAAGGAAAAAGTCGATGCAGGTGCAGATTATGTGATCACCCAAATGATCTTTGATTTTGATGTGTACAAGAATTTTATACAGATGATTCAGGAATATGGCATAAATGTCCCGGTGATACCAGGAATAAAACCCATTGTGAATTTGAAATCGATTTATAGTATCCCAAGGAAATTCTTTGTCAATATTCCTCAATCGTTCTTAGTACAAATGCAACAAGCTCGAACACCAAAGGAAGAATTCGAAATTGGTACCAAGTACATCGCAAAACTTGCAGAGAAATTACTTTCTTTTGGTGCTCCTGGTATACACATCTTCACTATGGGTCGAGGACAGTCAACGAAGGCTTTGATAGAGGCTATTTATGGTAGAGGAGGGTAATGCCATGAAAAAGATCGCCATTCTTGGTGCCACAGGATTGGTTGGACAGAGATTTGTTGAATTTCTTTCAAATCATCCTTTTTTTGAAATCTCGGTGCTTGCAGCTTCAGATAATTCTGCTGGTAAGCGATATTCACAAGCTGTACAATGGCATTTAGACACGCCAATTCCAGATAAAGTCTGTCAGATGCAAGTACAAAAATGCGAGCCAAATTTTGATTGTGACTATGTCTTTTCGGCACTTCCATCGGACATAGCAGGACCGATAGAAGATGAGTTTGTCAAATCTGGGTATATAGTATTCTCAAATGCAGCAAGTCACAGAATGGATGAAAATGTTCCCCTCATGATTCCAGAGGTGAATCTTGATCATTTGAATTTGATCGACCATCAGAAGACACCCGGCAAAATCATTACGAATCCCAATTGTTCAACGATAGGTCTTGTTATGGCGCTCAAGCCGATAATGGATCGATTTGGCATTCAACAGGTACATGTGGTGACAATGCAGGCCATCTCGGGTGCAGGCTATCCTGGTGTTGCATCGTTGGACATTCTTGATAACGTCATACCTTATATAAAGAATGAAGAAGAGAAAATAATGACAGAATCAAGAAAGATTTTGGGCAACCTTAAGAACGATCATGTTGAATTCGCTGATTTTGATATACAAGCTCAGTGCAACAGAGTACCCGTTCAAGATGGTCATATGCTTTCAGTTTTCGTGGAAACATGCCAAAAAGCAACCGTTGAGGACATTATCAAAGCCTTTGAAGAATTTCGTCCATTGAAAGACTTGAATCTTCCAACAGCTCCTGAGAGACCCCTGATTTATCTGCCTGAGCAGAGATCGCCACAACCCAAATTGCACAGAAACTTGGGTAATGGTATGTCGGTGAGTATAGGGAGGCTTGTACAGATCTCGGAAAAGAGGTTTCGCTTTGTAGCGCTTGTCCATAACACTATAAGAGGAGCCGCTGGATGTGCAATATTGAATGGAGAAGTTTATGAGTTTTTGAGAGAAGATTTGGAGTGATCTCTATAGGATCCATAAGTATTCAAATTCTTATCTATTTGATCGTTTCTTTGATCTTCGTTTCCATAGCGGCTGTTATTCTAAATACAGTGATAACACACTTTAGAAAAACCATTGGTAGAGTAGATAGAGAGATTGATTTTTTTATGGCTGTTGATTTTTTGAGAATGGATTTTTGGTTCCATTCAATTTCAGTTGGTAATGTTTCCAAAGATGGTAATGCATTCATCTTCAGAGAAAAGATTGATCAAGATGAAAAGTTGGTAAGCTACTTTGTAGAGAAAGTCGATGGTGTGTATCAACTTAAAAGAATTGCCAACGACGGGATTAACATCATTTACAAATCGACATCTCCTATGTTTTTTTGTGAACCCACCAAAGATATTTGGGCAATACAAATTGAGGGTTTTTGGTTTGAAATGATCAACGCAACTCCGACAGAACTCAGGGATAAGCTCTATAAAGGAAAGGTGAAAACACCAGATTTTCTCCTACCAAAATTAATAGAAGTGAGAAACAAGTGATTCATTTCTCTTCAATCTTTGGTTTCTCGAGTAGTTTGACCTTTCTCTTGAATTCTTTTATGTTCATCTCTTTTAAAATGAGGCTTCCGAGAAAATATTGGAAAGGTAACCAAGTCACGTGTCCTGTGGGAATTATGTATCTTTTTGGTTTTCCAAGGGCATTCCAGAGAATTTTTCTCGTCCTAAGCGGTAAGGCTCTGTCAAATAAAGCTTCTATAAAAGTTATTCTATTTGTTTGTACGAATCTTGCATAAGCAATTGGATCGATTTTGAGTATTGGATGGATCTGTGAAGTTATCATTTCCTGTATATTTTTAAAAGAATCGAGCTTCTTGATATCTTTCTCAAAAGTCTCTAAGAGCCAATTCTTGTCATCCATTCTGTATTCTTTACCGAGTCCTTTCTCGATATCTCTTCGAAAATAGGCAAGTGTGGGTGAGTACCACATCAAAGTGGCTATATCTCCACCAGAGGTTATAACAACTGTCTTGCGAAATTCCTCGGTTAATGCACTGAGAATTACCGAGATCATCCCACCCAAGCAATACCCAACAAGACAGTTGTTTTCGTGCCACCAATTTTTTTCTTTAGCGATATGTAGCGTAGTGAGTACATCAACAACTGCATGTTCCCAAAACAGTACCATTTTTTTCACGTCTGTTGAGAAATACTCCCTACCACTCACCGAACCATCGGCAGTTCGTGTGAGATTTCCCGGGAGAATTGGGAGAAAGGTTCTCACACCGGCATTTGCTATGTGTATACCCATCCATAATAAAAAGGGAATATTCATCGTGCCAAGTCCGTGCAAAAGTATCAAAGAACCAATCGGCTTTTCTTTAGGTTCGATATGGTAAATTTCCACCGTTTCTGTACCAGGTAAAGGATTCTTATAGAGTGTTGGATACTTAATCAACGATACTCTGAAATTTTTCCCTTTCATTATATATCCACTTGACAATTGAGGTGATTTGTATTCAAAATCGAAATTAACCATCCAGATTGTCCTTTCCTAATTTTTCATACTGGCACATTTCCTTGCTATTTCAAACAACACTATCCCAGCGCTCACAGAGACATTCAGTGAATCTATGGATGAAAACATAGGTATGCTGATCAATTGATCGCATCTTTCTTTGACGATTCTGCTCAAGCCTTCTCCTTCATTCCCAAAGACAACGGCGACTGGTGGTATGAATCTCTCATCGAAGAGATTTTTACCTCGCATATCTGTTCCATATACCCAATAACCTCGTTCTTTCAATCTTTCAATTGTGTTGGCAAGATTTGTGACGACAACAACTGGTATCCTAAAAACTGTACCAGCAGAGACCTTTACGACAGCGGCTGTTACCTTGGCTGAACGATCCTTAGTGATCACAACGGCACTCGCACCGGCACCAACAGATGTTCTGATTATTGCACCGAGATTGTGTGGATCAACGACATGGTCGAGCAAAACGATCAAATTACCATTAAGAGCTGTTTCGTCGCTGTAATTGAAATCCAAATCTATGACAATACCTTGATTCTTTTCTTCTCCACACAGCTTTTCCAGATGCTTCGAAGTTGTGTAAGTGTATGAATAGCCATTTTTTTTGAGCAGTTGCTCAATCGCTTTGAATTTGTCGTCATCGCTTTCTTTGAGATAGATTTTCTTAACAGGATAGTGGGTTCTTATGATCTCATCTAAGACACTTTTACCGTAGACTATCATTTTCGTCATTCTCCAAAGTGATTTCGATCAGTTTCATTAATCTATCATAGTTTTGTGATAGGTAAAGAAATCCAAGGAGTGCTTCAAAAGCAGTACTCTTACGATACAGAGGATCATTACCGTGCTTTTTTGCAGCTTTGCTATTCACTGCTCTTTTCACCAACGACAACTCTGTTTCATTGAGCATGCTCATCAATCTATCCAAACTCTTTGCTTGACCGCTCCTTGAAACTATTTGATTCACCTTTCTGTGGATTCTGTCAACCCTTAACAAGTCTAAATATTTAATTCTACAGTGTAGAGAATATACTGCATCGCCGATGTAGGCAATTGTTGAAACAGGTAACTGCAATACTGCACTATCTTTCACTTTTAGCCACCTTTCTCAAAGCAATTTCATCCAGATACAATCTGTTGAGCCTATCTTGTTCAAAGACATATCTTTTGAATCTCCTTGTTCTCAAATTTTGTAGTACTTTTCTATCCCTTCTCGCAGAAAGATATTGTTCTTTGAGATCTTCTTCTTGCTTTTTGAGTTGATCGAGCTGTTCGTACAATCTCTTTAAATGCATTTTTTCCATATCTATGTACATGAACCACTGGCTGATTTGTACACCTGTTGTGCCTTTTGAAGAATTCTGAAGCATTGTTTTGTAAAGATCACGCAGTGAATTCTCAGCGAGTCCAATTTGTTCTTGTAACTCATTGATCTTCATTCTAACAGCCGCAAGTTCCAATTTTATTTGATTTTCCTGAGAAGTCTTGAGTTGCAGTAATCTTTCCAACCTGAACTTGAACAACAAAATCCGCCTCCATGTAATTCTCTTTCATGTTGATATTATAGCGTGATAGAATCGTATTGATACACTGGGGGTGATTTGTATTGCCTTTTGACTTTGTAGATTTCAAGATGACCAAAGAAGGTCTTGTCTTGGTGATAAAAGATTACGAGGATTTAGAAACGGTTATCCACCAACTCGGGTCGCGTATATCCCAAATGAGTGGCTTTTTTGCGACTGGTGACAAGATCATGTTGATGATTGAAAACAATGAGAAACATTCCCAAGATATGCCAAAGATTGTCTCTGTTTTGAAAAATATGGGCTTGGAAGTTTCCCAAATACTCATGGGTGCCACTTCGGGTGAGAATATAAACGTTCGTGGAAGAATGAAGATGGTCGAAGAAGGTGAGACAAAGTCTGGCACAAAAGTTGTCAAGAAAAATCTTCGATCTGGTCAGGCATTGATCCATTCCGGTGATGTCATTGTGATAGGAAATGTCCATTCCGGTGCGGAAATCATGGCTGGTGGTTCAATAGCCGTTTTTGGTGATGTAAAGGGTATCTTGCGCGCAGGTCTGAATGAAGGTGATCAGGCAGTAATAGCGGCTTTGTCTATACACCCAACTTTGATTCAAATCTCTGGATACACACTCAGAGAGATAGAACCATCTGATGAACCTGTTGTGATACATGTAAAAGACAACAAGATTGTAGTTCAAAAAGCAAAAGATGTAAAATTTCAATAAGGGAGTGATGAAATTGGATGTAAAAGAGTTGATAAAAGAATTTTCGTCCTTGGATGGACCTTCTGGGTATGAGGAAGCAGTTTTGAAAGTTATAGAAAAAAGGATTGAACCATTTGTCGACAAAATTTGGTATAACAAAGTCGGTACTCTGGTTGCAGAGAAAAGGGGATTGGGTAAGGGAAAACTTGGTATCTTTGCTCATGCAGATGAAGTTGGACATGTAATAGCCAAGATAGAAGATGGACTTTTCGCAAGATTAGAGACAATTGGTGGAGTGGATCCGAAGATCATGTTTGCGCAGAGAGTCAAGGTTTATACGCGAAAGGGTATGGCAAAAGGAGTCATAGGTGTTCTTCCTCCTCATCTTCAAAAGGAAGAACACAGAAACAAGGTACCCGGTTTTGACAAGATCTTTGTGGATCTTTCTTGTAGCGAATTGGGTAGATACGTTTCAGTTGGAGATATATGTGTGGTAGATATGAAACCAATCGAATTAGATGGCAAATTATGTGGTAAGGCAATGGATAACAGAGCAGGATGTGCTTCTTTAGTTTTGACAGCTGAATTGCTACAAACTGTGAGAAATTATCAGGATGTCTACTTCATCTTTTCAGGTCAAGAGGAAATCGCTGGTCCAGGAGCCATATCGATTGCGTATGAACTCAAACTC
The DNA window shown above is from Thermotoga profunda AZM34c06 and carries:
- a CDS encoding homocysteine biosynthesis protein — protein: MVKTIEQINEKIRNGKAVVLTAEEVVQLAKQSSPKEIAQTVDVVTTATFAPMCSSGAFINFGHTTPPMRMEKIDLSGVEVYGGLAAVDGYIGATQESRDDKSFGGAHIIEALINGEDLYLRASGKGTDCYPRKYFEGYINKDMINDFFLFNPRNAYQNYAAATNSSERTIYTYMGKLLPNYGNVTYSTSGELSPLLKDPKMLTIGLGTKIFLCGAEGYVVWTGTQFRNNVKVNENEIPISAARTLAVIGDAKKMNSRYLRAAYFKNYGVTLFVGIGVPIPILNEEIAYHVSRANEEIETEIKDYGKPGKPTIGQVNYAQLRSGWVEINGKRIKTSPISSLSMAREIASVLKNWIDEGKFLLTQPVKLFNENYTVKGLVEKTEGKQFESKKLTCVDCGLCVSLCSFDALALVNNKFTFFAERCVMCGMCSDTCPVGVKLPPDE
- a CDS encoding UPF0280 family protein codes for the protein METDLWIGVDRFKKEMVDTTQRLVIELHEQLRDYMKENRDFLLSFQPVKVSPQCPEIAKKMAEAAEYACVGPMAAVAGAFADEVGRLLIEKFNCSEVLVENGGDIFIKNTQPVTVCIYAGDSPLSQKIGFRLPAGSWGVCTSSGTVGHSISFGKADAVTVICENATIADAFATAYCNMIKTEEDIEKLLEVALNEHVQATLVIYQDKLGVIGKHELIFIPSKVGGKSESD
- a CDS encoding methylenetetrahydrofolate reductase; translated protein: MKVTERIKKSQILSIEILPPGRGQSIDEIYRVLDSLMVFPVNFVNVTRHAPEMTYVELPDRIIKVPKVKRPGTVGLTAALMNRYKIDVVPHVLCFGMNKYQIEDMLIDLHLIGVENIFVIRGEYENEPDFDEKDTYKHASELVKQISDMNQGKYLYPCENAQPTNFCIGVAGYPEKHFESPNMEEDLKHLKEKVDAGADYVITQMIFDFDVYKNFIQMIQEYGINVPVIPGIKPIVNLKSIYSIPRKFFVNIPQSFLVQMQQARTPKEEFEIGTKYIAKLAEKLLSFGAPGIHIFTMGRGQSTKALIEAIYGRGG
- the asd gene encoding aspartate-semialdehyde dehydrogenase; protein product: MKKIAILGATGLVGQRFVEFLSNHPFFEISVLAASDNSAGKRYSQAVQWHLDTPIPDKVCQMQVQKCEPNFDCDYVFSALPSDIAGPIEDEFVKSGYIVFSNAASHRMDENVPLMIPEVNLDHLNLIDHQKTPGKIITNPNCSTIGLVMALKPIMDRFGIQQVHVVTMQAISGAGYPGVASLDILDNVIPYIKNEEEKIMTESRKILGNLKNDHVEFADFDIQAQCNRVPVQDGHMLSVFVETCQKATVEDIIKAFEEFRPLKDLNLPTAPERPLIYLPEQRSPQPKLHRNLGNGMSVSIGRLVQISEKRFRFVALVHNTIRGAAGCAILNGEVYEFLREDLE
- a CDS encoding alpha/beta hydrolase; translated protein: MKGKNFRVSLIKYPTLYKNPLPGTETVEIYHIEPKEKPIGSLILLHGLGTMNIPFLLWMGIHIANAGVRTFLPILPGNLTRTADGSVSGREYFSTDVKKMVLFWEHAVVDVLTTLHIAKEKNWWHENNCLVGYCLGGMISVILSALTEEFRKTVVITSGGDIATLMWYSPTLAYFRRDIEKGLGKEYRMDDKNWLLETFEKDIKKLDSFKNIQEMITSQIHPILKIDPIAYARFVQTNRITFIEALFDRALPLRTRKILWNALGKPKRYIIPTGHVTWLPFQYFLGSLILKEMNIKEFKRKVKLLEKPKIEEK
- the rlmB gene encoding 23S rRNA (guanosine(2251)-2'-O)-methyltransferase RlmB → MIVYGKSVLDEIIRTHYPVKKIYLKESDDDKFKAIEQLLKKNGYSYTYTTSKHLEKLCGEEKNQGIVIDLDFNYSDETALNGNLIVLLDHVVDPHNLGAIIRTSVGAGASAVVITKDRSAKVTAAVVKVSAGTVFRIPVVVVTNLANTIERLKERGYWVYGTDMRGKNLFDERFIPPVAVVFGNEGEGLSRIVKERCDQLISIPMFSSIDSLNVSVSAGIVLFEIARKCASMKN
- a CDS encoding Mini-ribonuclease 3 — translated: MKDSAVLQLPVSTIAYIGDAVYSLHCRIKYLDLLRVDRIHRKVNQIVSRSGQAKSLDRLMSMLNETELSLVKRAVNSKAAKKHGNDPLYRKSTAFEALLGFLYLSQNYDRLMKLIEITLENDENDSLR
- the fliJ gene encoding flagellar export protein FliJ yields the protein MFKFRLERLLQLKTSQENQIKLELAAVRMKINELQEQIGLAENSLRDLYKTMLQNSSKGTTGVQISQWFMYIDMEKMHLKRLYEQLDQLKKQEEDLKEQYLSARRDRKVLQNLRTRRFKRYVFEQDRLNRLYLDEIALRKVAKSER
- the minC gene encoding septum site-determining protein MinC; this translates as MTKEGLVLVIKDYEDLETVIHQLGSRISQMSGFFATGDKIMLMIENNEKHSQDMPKIVSVLKNMGLEVSQILMGATSGENINVRGRMKMVEEGETKSGTKVVKKNLRSGQALIHSGDVIVIGNVHSGAEIMAGGSIAVFGDVKGILRAGLNEGDQAVIAALSIHPTLIQISGYTLREIEPSDEPVVIHVKDNKIVVQKAKDVKFQ
- a CDS encoding M20/M25/M40 family metallo-hydrolase — protein: MKLDVKELIKEFSSLDGPSGYEEAVLKVIEKRIEPFVDKIWYNKVGTLVAEKRGLGKGKLGIFAHADEVGHVIAKIEDGLFARLETIGGVDPKIMFAQRVKVYTRKGMAKGVIGVLPPHLQKEEHRNKVPGFDKIFVDLSCSELGRYVSVGDICVVDMKPIELDGKLCGKAMDNRAGCASLVLTAELLQTVRNYQDVYFIFSGQEEIAGPGAISIAYELKLDRAIVVDVTHGDVKIPQFVQIKVGEGPAVCVGPSIDREFQNKLCEVAQKNNVKTQIEPAPGRSGTDTDEIQLTGSGIRTALISIPVMYMHTPVEVVDPKDVEETARLLALATTIE